Proteins from a genomic interval of Methanococcoides sp. AM1:
- a CDS encoding DUF5402 family protein, translated as MSMTQELLKARTSLENNLRELLGVPVFLIEMDAFALPCGCGGVTINTRGLQLDDLEVFEEHIVKHLTDTVTSLDIEPSFLFARLIPGTAEIASINARVLCNSCYMDFGRGSGKQPRPDIYIMRFDRRG; from the coding sequence ATGAGCATGACACAAGAATTGCTGAAAGCGCGCACATCCCTGGAAAACAACCTGCGGGAACTTTTAGGAGTGCCAGTGTTCCTGATCGAAATGGATGCTTTCGCACTCCCCTGCGGATGCGGAGGGGTCACGATCAACACAAGGGGACTCCAGCTGGATGACCTGGAAGTTTTTGAGGAACACATAGTTAAGCACCTTACAGATACGGTGACATCACTTGATATTGAACCGTCTTTTCTGTTTGCACGCCTGATTCCGGGGACAGCAGAGATCGCTTCGATCAATGCGCGTGTGCTTTGTAACAGCTGCTACATGGACTTTGGAAGAGGAAGTGGGAAGCAGCCAAGGCCTGACATTTACATAATGAGATTTGACAGGCGCGGATAA
- a CDS encoding universal stress protein, translated as MKLLLPTDGSTYSRNAAKVAGRIATKHNAEIVIVHVVEDKGLGRKTWRETGAGQVISSIKEELISMGCEESKIHAEIVDGNAPEKIVKTARMHKVDRIIIGTRGQTGIKKIMGSVTQKVLQMSDILVLVVPPDYKI; from the coding sequence ATGAAACTATTACTACCCACGGATGGTTCCACATATTCAAGGAACGCAGCAAAAGTTGCGGGCAGGATCGCAACGAAACATAATGCAGAGATAGTAATAGTCCATGTGGTCGAAGATAAAGGACTTGGACGGAAAACCTGGCGTGAGACCGGTGCAGGACAGGTGATCAGTTCCATAAAAGAGGAACTGATCTCAATGGGATGTGAAGAATCAAAGATTCACGCCGAGATCGTGGATGGCAATGCGCCGGAAAAGATCGTCAAAACTGCCAGAATGCATAAAGTTGACAGGATTATCATTGGGACACGCGGGCAGACCGGTATCAAGAAGATAATGGGTTCGGTCACACAGAAAGTACTACAGATGTCTGACATCCTTGTTCTTGTAGTACCACCTGATTACAAGATATAA
- the mtrE gene encoding tetrahydromethanopterin S-methyltransferase subunit E, which yields MEPLMGMGVLALMGAAATIAGTTEDLESDVGSQSNPNSQVQLAPQMMYPHRIYNKAISGEPPSNALICAIGGTVASVLMTAGLSVVFAIAVGALIATSVHGTYAITSYMGRTASQKRFRQPIYLDIIRSHTPVIMGYAFITTFCILVVSYIMVAVLGHPFPLALIAFIWGITVGAIGSSTGDVHYGAEREFQNVEFGSGLNAANSGNIVRKAESGLRNGIDNSWFCAKFGGPVTGLAFGMTVFLSGWVTAVFDPAISITMGWLSVVAGAVIVLLMIIWNRRIEVAAREAYGPYKEDEEVAA from the coding sequence ATGGAACCACTCATGGGCATGGGTGTTTTAGCACTTATGGGTGCTGCCGCAACTATTGCTGGCACAACTGAGGATCTTGAATCTGATGTCGGATCTCAGAGTAACCCTAATTCACAAGTGCAATTAGCACCCCAGATGATGTACCCACACAGGATCTATAATAAAGCAATTTCCGGTGAACCACCATCGAATGCATTGATTTGTGCTATTGGCGGAACCGTGGCATCTGTATTGATGACCGCTGGTCTGTCCGTGGTCTTTGCTATCGCTGTTGGTGCGCTCATTGCTACATCAGTACATGGAACATATGCTATTACGTCTTACATGGGACGTACTGCAAGTCAGAAGCGTTTCAGACAACCAATATATCTTGATATTATCCGATCACACACGCCGGTGATCATGGGATATGCATTCATTACAACATTCTGTATCCTTGTTGTATCATACATTATGGTAGCTGTTCTCGGACACCCATTCCCACTTGCACTTATTGCATTCATATGGGGAATCACCGTCGGAGCTATCGGTTCATCAACTGGTGATGTTCACTATGGTGCAGAACGTGAGTTCCAGAACGTCGAGTTCGGATCAGGTCTTAATGCTGCAAACTCCGGTAACATTGTAAGGAAAGCAGAATCAGGACTTCGTAACGGTATAGACAACTCATGGTTCTGTGCAAAGTTCGGAGGACCAGTAACTGGTCTCGCATTCGGTATGACCGTTTTCTTAAGCGGTTGGGTAACAGCAGTTTTTGATCCTGCAATAAGCATCACAATGGGATGGCTTTCAGTTGTAGCAGGAGCAGTTATTGTATTACTTATGATCATCTGGAACAGAAGGATCGAAGTAGCAGCACGTGAGGCATACGGACCTTACAAGGAAGACGAGGAGGTCGCTGCATGA
- a CDS encoding sugar phosphate isomerase/epimerase family protein — protein sequence MMIGASSFAGELRELDGHVESVELYMPKLGVYDGSELQKDRLETVLDELSTCDLRTSMHAHYFADVPTYPKELVVDTASMEKAHFSLMEDCIGLAGRLGTKAVALHPGRVGDDRERSLGRMISNLKQLAAFASENNVMLGLENKESTDPGNLCCEAEELLRVVDAVDSPNLGVTFDVGHANLTCGGDPEKLADFVNAISEHVVHVHLHDNYGFWTSNYDGDEHMAPGSGNIDYSVLKGLKKYNGIFNLEVFSLDDVIAGKKVIGKYVMP from the coding sequence ATGATGATAGGTGCGTCTTCTTTTGCAGGTGAGCTAAGGGAACTGGATGGTCATGTAGAGTCAGTTGAGCTTTATATGCCAAAACTCGGTGTCTATGACGGCTCAGAACTCCAAAAGGACAGACTGGAAACGGTTCTGGATGAGCTTTCAACATGTGACCTCCGGACATCCATGCATGCACACTACTTTGCAGATGTTCCCACTTATCCTAAAGAGCTCGTTGTGGACACTGCTTCAATGGAAAAAGCACACTTCTCTTTGATGGAGGATTGTATAGGCCTTGCAGGAAGACTTGGTACAAAAGCTGTGGCACTTCATCCCGGAAGGGTCGGTGATGACAGGGAACGATCACTGGGCAGGATGATCTCCAATCTCAAACAGCTTGCTGCATTTGCATCTGAGAACAACGTAATGCTCGGGCTTGAGAATAAGGAATCGACCGATCCCGGGAACCTTTGCTGTGAGGCAGAAGAATTGTTAAGGGTGGTCGATGCTGTAGATTCTCCAAACCTCGGTGTGACCTTTGATGTTGGGCACGCAAACCTGACCTGCGGCGGTGATCCTGAAAAACTGGCTGATTTTGTGAATGCCATCTCGGAACACGTGGTCCACGTACACTTACACGATAACTACGGCTTCTGGACCTCCAATTATGATGGCGATGAACACATGGCACCCGGAAGTGGCAATATTGATTATTCTGTCCTGAAAGGACTCAAAAAGTATAATGGGATATTCAATCTGGAAGTTTTCTCCCTTGATGATGTTATTGCCGGGAAAAAAGTGATAGGTAAATACGTGATGCCGTAA
- a CDS encoding UbiD family decarboxylase translates to MSFRDFIDHLRASDRLVEVNDTVSKVFEAPRLAKKSNGPILFHDIDGQKAIMNLLGSRDELADMFGVPKDGIIQKLSEVRPDGEVKLVDSSPTQEVITEEVDLSKLPLMTHFEKDGGPYITAGVVVSEYDGMMNASIHRLMVVGKDKLAARLVPPRHSFVLHKKASENNEPLPVAIVLGADPVITFASTTRVPAGKEFEYAAALRGAPVELFECENGVKVPHAEIILEGYIDPVERVDEGPFVDITGTYDLVRKEPVIRITKIMHRRDPIYHGILPAGPEHLLMMGVPYEPKIYNAVSEVTTVKNVVLTEGGCCYLHAVVQIEKQTEGDAKNAIMAAFAAHTSLKHVVIVDEDIDIFDMQDVEFAIATRVKGDSDMMIIPNVRGSSLDPRGAPDGTTTKVGIDATKVLAEKENFERAKMPE, encoded by the coding sequence ATGAGTTTCAGAGATTTTATCGATCATCTAAGGGCAAGCGACAGGCTTGTTGAGGTCAATGATACTGTTTCGAAGGTATTCGAAGCACCAAGACTTGCAAAGAAGAGCAATGGTCCTATACTTTTCCACGACATTGACGGCCAGAAGGCCATCATGAACCTTCTCGGTTCCAGGGATGAGCTTGCTGACATGTTCGGTGTACCAAAGGATGGTATTATCCAGAAGCTTTCTGAAGTTCGTCCGGATGGAGAAGTGAAGCTAGTTGACTCATCCCCGACACAGGAGGTCATAACTGAGGAGGTTGACCTTTCAAAGCTCCCTCTTATGACACACTTTGAGAAGGACGGCGGGCCTTACATTACTGCAGGTGTTGTGGTTTCTGAGTACGATGGGATGATGAATGCATCTATCCACAGGCTCATGGTAGTAGGAAAGGACAAACTGGCTGCACGCCTTGTTCCACCGCGCCATAGCTTCGTCCTGCACAAGAAGGCATCCGAGAACAACGAACCACTTCCAGTTGCCATCGTCCTTGGTGCAGATCCTGTCATCACTTTTGCTTCCACGACTCGTGTACCTGCAGGAAAGGAATTCGAGTATGCAGCAGCCCTTCGCGGTGCTCCTGTGGAACTGTTCGAATGTGAGAATGGTGTCAAAGTACCACATGCAGAGATCATACTCGAAGGGTACATCGATCCTGTGGAAAGGGTGGATGAAGGTCCTTTCGTGGACATTACAGGAACATACGACCTTGTGCGCAAGGAACCGGTGATCCGCATTACAAAGATCATGCACAGGCGTGACCCTATCTATCACGGCATCCTCCCTGCAGGCCCGGAACACCTTCTCATGATGGGTGTGCCCTATGAGCCAAAGATCTACAATGCTGTTTCAGAAGTAACTACTGTAAAGAATGTCGTGCTCACCGAAGGCGGTTGCTGTTACCTGCATGCTGTTGTGCAGATCGAGAAACAGACCGAAGGTGATGCCAAGAATGCTATCATGGCGGCATTTGCAGCGCACACAAGTCTCAAGCATGTTGTAATTGTGGACGAAGATATTGACATCTTCGACATGCAGGATGTGGAATTTGCCATTGCGACACGTGTAAAGGGTGATTCTGATATGATGATAATACCGAACGTGCGCGGCAGTTCACTTGACCCCAGAGGCGCACCTGATGGCACTACCACCAAGGTTGGTATCGATGCCACGAAAGTGCTTGCAGAAAAAGAGAATTTTGAGCGTGCTAAGATGCCGGAATGA
- a CDS encoding ABC transporter ATP-binding protein, protein MNLIGMLDRPTGGRILIDGVDVTEKSQKELVNHRRKTIGFVFQQFHLIPSLTAYENVALPLVFAGEKEQSRINEALERVNLSHRLDHKPSELSGGEQQRVAIARALVMRPKILLADEPTGALDKETGEMIISLLRSLRSEMTVVMITHNHDLAEMSDRIINLQDGKIKE, encoded by the coding sequence ATGAACCTTATCGGCATGCTTGACAGGCCTACCGGTGGCAGAATACTGATCGACGGAGTGGATGTTACCGAAAAATCCCAGAAAGAGCTGGTCAACCACAGAAGAAAGACAATTGGTTTCGTTTTTCAGCAATTCCACCTGATCCCTTCCCTCACAGCATACGAGAACGTTGCATTGCCACTTGTTTTTGCAGGAGAGAAGGAACAGAGCAGGATCAACGAGGCTCTTGAAAGAGTAAACCTTTCGCACAGGCTTGACCATAAGCCATCCGAGCTTAGCGGTGGAGAGCAACAAAGGGTTGCGATCGCCAGGGCACTTGTAATGAGACCGAAGATACTTCTTGCCGATGAACCGACAGGAGCACTGGATAAAGAAACAGGAGAAATGATAATTTCGCTTCTAAGATCCCTGAGGAGTGAGATGACAGTTGTTATGATCACACATAATCACGATCTTGCTGAAATGTCAGACAGGATCATCAATTTACAGGACGGAAAAATAAAGGAATGA
- a CDS encoding Fe-S-containing protein produces the protein MNLKLAVYIVLVTFAVVLAAGCLDNSAQATITADPVAATWIEPQVIENTAAIPVQTIYENMNSHFKVETTAGEIAVMAYRLGDDIVIRSNVCPPCGSIGFSLAKDILVCDSCRTTFDAATGQGIQGACVDYPKENIPYTVSDGNVIIEINDIVVAHMNTIQRG, from the coding sequence ATGAATTTAAAATTAGCAGTATACATAGTATTAGTTACTTTTGCAGTTGTGCTTGCTGCCGGTTGTCTTGATAACAGCGCACAGGCAACAATTACAGCAGATCCTGTTGCTGCAACATGGATAGAACCACAGGTTATCGAAAATACGGCTGCAATTCCCGTTCAGACCATATATGAAAATATGAATTCGCACTTCAAAGTAGAAACAACTGCAGGAGAAATAGCAGTAATGGCTTACAGGCTTGGGGACGATATCGTGATCCGATCTAATGTTTGCCCCCCATGCGGATCGATTGGTTTTAGTCTTGCCAAAGACATTCTTGTTTGTGATTCATGCCGAACGACCTTTGATGCAGCAACCGGACAAGGCATACAGGGGGCATGTGTCGATTATCCAAAAGAGAACATCCCATATACAGTATCAGATGGAAATGTCATAATTGAAATAAATGATATCGTAGTAGCTCACATGAATACAATACAAAGAGGATGA
- a CDS encoding aconitase X catalytic domain-containing protein, with amino-acid sequence MHLTKEEERTLNGEDGETLQKAMEILVALGDIYGADSLIPVKSAQIAGVSYKTIGDAGLEWISDLNGKVKVPSILNPAGMDMQRWRDMGIEPDFAEKQVEVIKAYESLGIRSMCTCTPYYLEGFSATYGDHLAWSESSAVSYANSVIGARTNREGGPSALSAALVGKTANYGYHLDENRVPTVSVTVECELSGSDYGALGYLAGKDVGNRVPIFYMASTPSSDNLKALGAAMAASGAVALYHVEDITPEAQKVGFANPEDRIVIERSQIDEVYEEVIGGADDLECDIAAVGCPHCSADELENIARLLEGKGIDKELWVCTSREVAEKNAELVKQIEQSGAKVLCDTCMVVSPATEGHNCMMVNSGKALAYVPGMCKVAARIGSLEECIKKVGGDN; translated from the coding sequence ATGCATCTTACAAAAGAAGAAGAACGGACCCTGAACGGTGAGGACGGGGAAACCTTGCAGAAAGCAATGGAGATCCTTGTCGCACTTGGTGATATCTATGGTGCTGACAGCCTTATACCTGTCAAGAGCGCACAGATAGCGGGAGTTTCCTATAAGACCATAGGAGATGCGGGACTTGAATGGATATCTGACCTCAATGGCAAGGTAAAAGTGCCTTCTATCCTGAACCCTGCTGGCATGGATATGCAGCGCTGGCGGGATATGGGCATTGAACCGGATTTTGCTGAGAAGCAGGTGGAGGTAATTAAGGCATACGAAAGTCTTGGTATCCGTTCCATGTGCACATGCACTCCTTATTATCTTGAAGGTTTTTCAGCTACCTATGGTGACCACCTTGCCTGGAGTGAATCCTCTGCTGTATCCTATGCAAATTCAGTTATCGGCGCACGCACAAACCGTGAAGGCGGTCCGTCTGCACTTTCCGCAGCACTTGTGGGAAAGACAGCGAACTATGGTTACCATCTTGATGAGAATCGTGTGCCCACAGTTTCCGTGACCGTGGAATGTGAACTATCAGGTTCTGATTACGGTGCACTGGGTTATCTTGCAGGAAAAGATGTGGGCAACAGGGTTCCTATTTTCTACATGGCCTCAACCCCATCATCTGACAACCTCAAAGCACTGGGTGCAGCAATGGCAGCATCCGGAGCAGTTGCACTGTATCACGTTGAGGACATAACACCTGAAGCACAAAAGGTCGGTTTTGCGAATCCTGAAGATCGGATCGTGATCGAACGCAGCCAGATAGATGAGGTCTACGAAGAAGTCATCGGAGGCGCCGATGATCTGGAGTGCGATATTGCGGCAGTTGGCTGTCCACATTGTTCAGCAGATGAGCTGGAGAATATTGCCAGGCTTCTGGAAGGAAAAGGAATTGACAAGGAACTATGGGTATGTACTTCAAGGGAAGTTGCCGAGAAGAACGCTGAACTTGTTAAACAGATCGAGCAGAGTGGGGCAAAAGTGCTCTGTGACACATGTATGGTCGTGTCCCCTGCTACGGAAGGGCATAATTGCATGATGGTGAACTCAGGAAAAGCGCTTGCATATGTTCCGGGAATGTGCAAGGTTGCCGCAAGGATCGGTAGTCTTGAAGAATGTATCAAAAAGGTGGGTGGTGACAATTAA
- a CDS encoding FtsX-like permease family protein, with protein MRLHSVVLKDIFRRKNKLAIAVLGVIVATSAIVAVVTTFSAATESLYDESASFGANIIVRPQTDSIPLIAGSTSLGSISTGENYIAQSDIPRIYNIENNANLAVVAPRLYGIAELGKENVIVMGVDLEQEKILKSWWNIKGEWLSDPEAMEVLLGQDIATPLGLTTGSIVVLEKNSIAMNLEIKGIIESTGGEEDGYIIMPLSISQKLLDREGKVSSIEIRALCNDCPVSEMSRQIEEILPGVEARAMSQIVQSEMAMIEHTRTSAMAVSLITLLVSTLTVASTMLASVNEKIREIGIMRAIGASDHQVIKMLFIEGALIGIIGGSIGFITGTLVSYSIAPLLSFAEPAPMWELLSLVSGMSVIVGLVASILPAKRALKIDPAEVLRSV; from the coding sequence ATGCGCTTACACTCTGTTGTCCTGAAAGATATTTTCAGACGCAAGAACAAACTTGCGATCGCAGTACTGGGAGTGATCGTTGCCACATCTGCTATTGTAGCAGTGGTCACGACATTTTCCGCTGCAACTGAGAGCCTTTATGATGAATCTGCCAGCTTTGGTGCAAATATCATAGTAAGGCCCCAAACAGACTCAATTCCCCTGATAGCCGGATCAACATCCCTGGGATCAATATCAACCGGTGAGAACTATATTGCCCAATCCGATATTCCCAGGATATATAATATTGAGAACAATGCAAATCTTGCCGTCGTAGCACCTCGACTTTATGGTATTGCAGAATTGGGAAAAGAAAATGTCATTGTTATGGGAGTTGATCTGGAGCAGGAGAAGATACTCAAATCATGGTGGAACATTAAAGGGGAATGGCTTTCCGACCCCGAAGCTATGGAAGTTCTACTTGGACAGGACATCGCAACTCCCCTCGGCCTTACTACCGGATCGATCGTTGTTCTTGAAAAAAATAGCATTGCAATGAACCTTGAAATAAAAGGCATCATTGAGAGTACCGGCGGGGAGGAGGATGGCTATATTATAATGCCACTTTCGATCTCACAGAAACTTCTTGACAGGGAAGGCAAGGTCAGCAGTATTGAGATCCGTGCCCTATGTAATGATTGTCCCGTCTCGGAAATGAGCCGTCAGATAGAAGAAATACTGCCTGGCGTTGAGGCAAGGGCGATGAGTCAGATCGTGCAAAGCGAAATGGCCATGATAGAGCATACCCGAACTTCCGCAATGGCTGTTTCACTTATAACACTGCTTGTAAGCACACTTACTGTCGCCTCAACCATGCTTGCATCCGTAAACGAGAAGATAAGGGAGATCGGCATAATGCGTGCAATTGGGGCAAGCGACCACCAGGTCATAAAAATGCTGTTCATCGAAGGTGCACTGATCGGGATCATAGGAGGAAGTATCGGCTTTATTACCGGAACCCTTGTATCCTACTCAATCGCCCCTTTATTGAGCTTTGCAGAACCGGCCCCGATGTGGGAACTCTTATCACTGGTATCAGGAATGTCTGTAATTGTAGGGCTTGTTGCATCCATTCTCCCTGCAAAACGTGCACTGAAGATCGATCCTGCGGAGGTGTTGAGAAGTGTCTGA
- a CDS encoding DUF5806 family protein has product MNKYEKFTKLENKSYSDVTRFLKQTTHLTAREWIIARLCADFKNLSNRSEMTWIGQNLPDLVPFVDEPYTRQEVSNAHAAFKHKVQRSGTTFFYAYYAGLISKDEMILIIHKIVTDLKKLIETENGEVSDEHMTDVQMLVAEALHRINESLDLD; this is encoded by the coding sequence ATGAACAAATATGAGAAATTCACAAAACTGGAGAATAAGAGTTACTCGGATGTGACACGCTTCCTTAAACAGACCACGCATCTTACTGCACGTGAATGGATCATTGCCCGTTTATGCGCAGACTTCAAGAATCTCTCAAACCGTTCCGAAATGACCTGGATCGGCCAGAACCTGCCTGATCTGGTTCCGTTCGTGGATGAACCGTACACAAGGCAGGAAGTTTCTAATGCACATGCTGCTTTCAAGCATAAGGTCCAGCGCAGTGGTACAACTTTCTTTTATGCCTATTATGCAGGACTTATCAGCAAAGATGAAATGATCCTGATCATCCATAAGATCGTGACAGATCTTAAAAAACTGATCGAAACAGAAAACGGGGAAGTGTCCGATGAGCATATGACCGATGTACAAATGCTGGTTGCAGAAGCGTTACATAGGATCAATGAATCTCTTGATCTGGATTGA
- a CDS encoding DUF126 domain-containing protein translates to MVTIKIKCRTIARGVAEGEVLLSTDALSFLGNVDPKTGVVVDPSHAIYGKCIKDKILVFPHGKGSTVGSYVIYQLKKNNVAPAGMINIDSEPIVAVGAIISDIPLVDRLEEDPYKVLSDGDHIRVDSSNGYIDIPDK, encoded by the coding sequence GTGGTGACAATTAAGATCAAATGCCGTACTATCGCAAGGGGTGTCGCAGAAGGTGAGGTACTCCTGTCAACCGATGCACTCTCATTCTTAGGTAATGTTGACCCAAAGACCGGAGTTGTGGTGGACCCTTCACATGCTATCTATGGCAAGTGCATCAAGGACAAGATCCTGGTGTTCCCTCATGGAAAAGGTTCTACTGTCGGGTCATATGTGATCTACCAGCTGAAAAAGAACAATGTAGCGCCAGCAGGCATGATCAACATAGATTCCGAGCCCATAGTGGCAGTTGGTGCCATCATATCAGATATTCCTCTTGTGGACAGGCTGGAAGAAGACCCATATAAGGTCCTTTCAGACGGCGATCATATAAGGGTAGACAGCAGCAATGGCTACATTGATATCCCGGATAAGTGA
- a CDS encoding peptidase U32 family protein, giving the protein MKLYVPHIGHFEGLKELLAGSDNIYAVYMAGSPEYVGTGRTNLSAPKLDDIAQQTEYAHSKGVKMEIVLNSSCMGGQHLTPEGYRAIDWYFDKLNTIGIDSITVADPYLVEMLAKDYDMDVVVSVLSFVDTPQKAEFYEQLGATTIVVDPAVNRHFDKLEAIRDTVSCKLKLLVNEACLYQCPFRYAHFNFFSHANGPGPKPNVLDDYYYYKCLSLRIKDPQQIIKSPWIRPEDLKEYKHITDTFKIGGRTHFVNWILNNVEAYANERYEGNLMDLLDSIKDLKDTFYIPNRELDGAIEQWKKCDKVCHKCGYCKRLAEKVIHTYSGSGEDIRKIPLGSIGDRI; this is encoded by the coding sequence ATGAAGCTGTATGTACCACACATCGGTCATTTTGAAGGACTTAAGGAGCTATTAGCGGGTTCTGATAATATATACGCAGTATACATGGCAGGATCCCCCGAATATGTCGGGACCGGCAGGACGAACCTGAGTGCCCCGAAACTCGACGACATCGCGCAACAGACCGAGTACGCACATTCAAAAGGCGTCAAAATGGAGATCGTGCTGAACAGTTCCTGCATGGGCGGACAGCACCTTACCCCTGAAGGTTACCGCGCTATAGACTGGTATTTCGACAAACTGAACACCATCGGTATCGATTCCATAACCGTTGCAGACCCATACCTTGTGGAGATGCTGGCAAAGGACTATGACATGGATGTAGTGGTCTCAGTACTTTCATTCGTGGACACGCCGCAAAAGGCAGAGTTCTATGAGCAGCTGGGAGCTACGACCATTGTAGTGGACCCGGCAGTGAACAGGCATTTCGACAAGCTGGAAGCCATAAGGGATACAGTCTCATGCAAGCTTAAGCTGCTCGTCAATGAAGCATGCCTCTACCAGTGCCCTTTCAGGTACGCCCACTTTAATTTCTTTTCACATGCCAACGGCCCCGGTCCTAAGCCGAACGTCCTTGACGATTACTATTACTACAAATGCCTTTCCCTGAGAATAAAGGACCCGCAGCAGATCATTAAATCACCATGGATCAGGCCAGAGGACCTGAAAGAATACAAACATATCACTGATACCTTCAAGATCGGAGGGCGCACTCATTTCGTTAACTGGATCCTCAATAATGTTGAGGCCTACGCAAATGAAAGATATGAGGGTAACCTGATGGACCTGCTGGACAGCATAAAGGATCTCAAAGACACATTTTATATACCAAACAGGGAACTGGATGGTGCCATCGAGCAATGGAAAAAATGTGACAAGGTATGCCACAAATGCGGCTACTGCAAGCGCCTTGCTGAAAAGGTCATACACACATATTCCGGAAGTGGAGAAGATATCCGGAAAATTCCACTGGGATCAATAGGAGATAGAATATGA
- the mtrD gene encoding tetrahydromethanopterin S-methyltransferase subunit D, with protein MIDIAGILAENIAYIVMVTLGGMLISWSVHFVPVGGAPAAMAQATGIGTGTVQLAAGAGLTGLVTAGAVMNVSDSVALVVASGAVGAMIMIAVTMIVGTWVYVYGVGVPPASAKVDYDPITKDRQDLYVSQGTEGHGLPTVSYVSGVIGGALGGVGGAMIYYALMSTSTTLSQSNLVALASIFAVGIFFVNAVIPSYNIGGTIEGFHDPKFKKWPKAVVASFVATLMCAFVGVMTIGGL; from the coding sequence ATGATAGATATAGCAGGAATTCTCGCAGAGAATATAGCATACATAGTAATGGTCACCCTTGGTGGCATGTTAATTTCATGGAGTGTTCACTTCGTGCCTGTAGGTGGAGCACCTGCAGCTATGGCACAGGCAACTGGTATTGGTACCGGTACTGTCCAGCTGGCAGCAGGAGCAGGTCTTACCGGGCTTGTCACCGCAGGAGCAGTTATGAACGTCAGCGACAGTGTTGCACTGGTAGTCGCATCAGGCGCAGTCGGCGCAATGATCATGATCGCTGTAACAATGATCGTCGGTACATGGGTATACGTTTATGGTGTTGGCGTACCACCAGCATCCGCAAAGGTAGACTATGACCCGATCACAAAGGACAGGCAGGACCTCTATGTATCCCAGGGTACAGAGGGACACGGACTTCCAACCGTTTCATACGTAAGTGGTGTTATCGGTGGAGCTCTCGGTGGTGTTGGTGGAGCTATGATCTACTACGCACTTATGAGCACAAGCACAACCCTGAGCCAGAGTAACCTTGTAGCACTCGCAAGTATCTTCGCAGTAGGTATCTTCTTCGTGAATGCGGTAATCCCTTCATACAACATTGGAGGAACCATCGAAGGATTCCACGACCCTAAGTTCAAGAAATGGCCAAAGGCAGTAGTCGCATCCTTTGTAGCAACATTGATGTGCGCATTTGTCGGTGTAATGACAATCGGAGGTCTCTAA